A region of Lycium barbarum isolate Lr01 chromosome 3, ASM1917538v2, whole genome shotgun sequence DNA encodes the following proteins:
- the LOC132631328 gene encoding uncharacterized protein LOC132631328: MSDSHSVNFQVEPSHHEHDDGDVPNNNTPPVNPVQVGSSVGNEPAGENNRVMLQQLQNQLDVAMAQLQAQQEIIAQLQNRGQAPDIAPSEQTQDTEERHTPRGNENHPGQSTELIRMLEELTKQVESSEKKIEANDKKVENYNSRVDQIPGAPPVLKGPDSKKFIQMSFPPSAAPMKMPKRFRMPDIPKYNGTTDSNEHMTAYTCTIKGNDLADDERESVLLKKFGKTLSKGTMIWYHNLPEHSIDSFAMLADAFVKAHARVIKVETRKSDLFNVKQRDDETLREFVARFRIERMDLLPVTDDWAVQAFSQGLNSRSSITSMELKHNLIEYPAIAWANVHNMYQSKIRVEDDKILRAASVSWHFGKRGHRSRIVIDQNSRSLYDRYRSYPLDRRGNGRNSESGKNDRRNDRGRIAVACHRTEDCRQLREEVARLFNLGHLREFLSERAKTHFKSLDSNKQDGPEEPQQVIHMIMGGTDVPIGPVMKRTKISITREKRIRNDDPDGPITFDDEEMEGIAQPHNDALVISVLVNKFRIKRVLIDPACETTKGEITLPISMAGTTQQTKFYVIEGDMGYNALLGRPWIYLVRAVPSTMHQVLKFPTPEGIKTVRGEQQATKEMFAVEESIKTIIAPDRSKGKNAK; encoded by the exons ATGTCGGATTCCCATTCTGTCAACTTCCAAGTGGAACCAAGCCATCATGAGCATGACGATGGGGACGTACCAAACAACAACACGCCCCCCGTTAATCCTGTTCAAGTCGGATCATCGGTGGGCAACGAACCGGCCGGCGAGAATAACAGGGTCATGCTGCAACAGCTCCAAAACCAGTTAGACGTGGCTATGGCTCAGTTGCAGGCCCAGCAAGAGATCATAGCACAATTGCAAAATCGGGGTCAGGCACCCGATATTGCCCCATCAGAACAGACCCAGGATACAGAGGAAAGACATACCCCACGGGGTAACGAGAACCACCCCGGACAAAGTACCGAATTGATAAGAATGCTCGAAGAATTGACCAAACAGGTCGAGTCCAGTGAAAAGAAGATAGAGGCGAACGACAAGAAGGTGGAGAACTACAACTCGAGGGTCGATCAGATTCCGGGGGCTCCACCAGTGTTGAAGGGACCGGATTCGAAAAAGTTTATTCAAATGTCGTTTCCGCCGAGTGCGGCACCAATGAAAATGCCCAAGAGATTTCGCATGCCCGATATCCCGAAGTATAATGGGACAACGGACTCAAATGAGCATATGACTGCGTATACGTGCACTATTAAGGGTAATGATCTCGCTGATGACGAAAGGGAATCGGTGCTACTTaagaaatttgggaaaactctgTCAAAGGGGACTATGATTTGGTATCATAACTTGCCCGAGCACTCGATTGATTCATTTGCCATGCTCGCTGATGCTTTCGTTAAGGCCCATGCCAGGGTTATCAAGGTCGAAACTCGAAAATCAGACTTATTCAACGTTAAACAACGAGATGATGAAACCCTTCGCGAGTTTGTGGCTCGATTTCGAATAGAGCGCATGGACTTACTTCCAGTTACTGACGATTGGGCCGTTCAGGCTTTTTCCCAAGGGCTTAACTCGAGGAGCTCGATCACATCTATGGAACTAAAACACAACTTGATAGAATACCCGGCAATCGCCTGGGCTAATGTACACAACATGTATCAGTCGAAGATCAGGGTCGAAGATGATAAGATTCTGAGGGCCGCTTCAGTATCATGGCATTTCGGTAAAAGAGGTCATCGCTCGAGGATAGTGATAGATCAAAATTCCAGATCGTTATATGACAGATACCGGTCTTACCCGCTCGATCGAAGAGGGAACGGGCGTAACAGCGAATCGGGCAAGAATGATAGGAGAAACGATCGAGGCAGAATAGCCGTGGCTTG CCATCGAACCGAGGATTGTCGACAGCTGAGAGAGGAGGTCGCCCGTCTGTTCAATTTGGGACATCTTCGAGAATTCCTAAGTGAACGAGCAAAAACCCATTTTAAAAGCCTGGATTCCAACAAGCAGGATGGGCCGGAAGAGCCTCAGCAGGTGATACACATGATCATGGGAGGAACTGACGTTCCCATTGGGCCAGTTATGAAGCGCACGAAAATTTCCATAACGAGGGAAAAGCGTATCCGGAACGATGACCCCGATGGCCCCATCACGTTCGATGACGAGGAGATGGAAGGCATCGCCCAGCCGCATAATGACGCACTGGTAATATCTGTCCTTGTCAATAAGTTTAGAATTAAACGTgtgctgattgatccag CATGTGAAACGACGAAGGGTGAGATCACTTTACCAATCAGTATGGCAGGAACTACGCAACAGACAaaattttatgtgatagaggGAGACATGGGATACAATGCATTGCTGGGCAGACCATGGATTTACCTCGTAAGAGCGGTTCCATCAACTATGCATCAGGTATTGAAATTCCCGACTCCAGAAGGTATCAAAACCGTCCGTGGTGAACAGCAGGCCACAAAAGAAATGTTCGCGGTTGAAGAATCTATTAAGACTATAATTGCGCCAGATCGGAGCAAAGGGAAGaatgccaaatag